A single region of the Lates calcarifer isolate ASB-BC8 linkage group LG16_LG22, TLL_Latcal_v3, whole genome shotgun sequence genome encodes:
- the polr1c gene encoding DNA-directed RNA polymerases I and III subunit RPAC1, with the protein MAATMKNVDEIRNRVILGEFGVKNVHTTDFPGNYPGYDDSWDMEKFQKNFRIDVVQLDESSMEFDMVGIDAAIANAFRRILLAEVPTMAIEKVFIYNNTSIVQDEVLAHRLGLIPIKADPRLFEYRNTGEELAEEEGSEIDTIQLQLKIKCSRNPRASKDSSDPRELYLNHMVYSRDIKWVPIGNQADVFADSSIGPVHDDILIAQLRPGQELDILMHCVKGIGKDHAKFSPVATASYRLLPEITLLEPVEGEKAERLKRCFSRGVIDLEDVNGKKVAKVVNSRLDTCSREVLRHDDLKNMVKLGRVRDHFIFTVESTGILPPDVLVTEAVKVLMAKCQRFLSELDSTDME; encoded by the exons ATGGCTGCGACCATGAAGAACGTGGATGAGATTCGGAATCGAGTAATACTTGGAGaatttggagtgaaaaat GTTCATACGACAGATTTTCCCGGGAACTACCCCGGCTATGATGACTCTTGGGATATGGAAAAATTTCAAAAG AACTTCAGAATTGACGTAGTGCAACTGGATGAGAGCAGTATGGAGTTTGACATGGTGGGGATAGACGCAGCTATCGCCAATGCCTTCAGGAGGATCTTACTAGCAGAG GTACCTACAATGGCCATAGAGAAGGTGTTTATCTATAACAACACATCCATCGTCCAGGATGAAGTCCTGGCCCACAGATTAGGCCTCATCCCCATCAAAGCTGACCCCCGCCTGTTTGAGTACAGGAACACTG GTGAAGAGTTGGCAGAGGAAGAAGGATCAGAAATAGACACAATTCAACTGCAGCTGAAGATTAAATGCAGCAGGAACCCCAGAGCCAGCAAAGACTCCTCTGACCCACGAGAGCTGTATCTGAACCACATGG TTTATTCAAGGGACATAAAGTGGGTCCCCATTGGGAACCAAGCAGATGTGTTTGCAGACTCCAGCATTGGACCCGTACATGATGACATCCTGATAGCTCAGCTACGACCAGGACAGGAGCTGGACATTCTTATGCACTGTGTCAAAGGAATTG GTAAGGACCATGCAAAGTTCTCTCCAGTGGCCACAGCCAGTTACCGCCTTCTGCCAGAGATCACTCTCTTGGAGCCAGTGGAGGGAGAAAAGGCAGAGCGTTTAAAACGCTGCTTCTCACGAGGAGTTATTGACCTGGAAGATGTTAATG GGAAAAAGGTTGCGAAAGTAGTGAACAGTCGCCTGGATACCTGCAGCAGGGAAGTCCTCCGACATGATGACCTGAAGAACATGGTGAAACTGGGAAGAGTGCGAGACCACTTCATCT TTACAGTGGAGTCGACTGGCATCCTGCCTCCAGATGTTCTGGTCACAGAGGCTGTCAAAGTCCTCATGGCCAAGTGTCAGAGGTTTCTCAGTGAACTGGACTCTACTGACATGGAATGA
- the si:dkey-191g9.7 gene encoding uncharacterized protein si:dkey-191g9.7, which produces MAEARQPVSELYHQGGTVSLGSTLSGQSVFDASTLAIKPSRLAEGPGYTCPEEVREVVSEICTAAPSTRETNCSSLRVSGEPGEHGQSASKHCVPPRVSSRPHSLAETYTVSHHHTTVMNATDDAPQAGRTLQSIKPASLPVHRSHSDTLPLLKQAGPPQAPDSETGGLDYHGRDKSIQEAENHSMLACKQPMQLQQCNIVTTVCRGVSGGESGVQPPQSRCVCMSSPKAAVRVEGVEEKDRLLPKCDKALCYGSYIHHASVEDTFAAYCHPQPIPAPSQLLPRLAGIEPSDMQRAMVPPSVTDHLTLPRLISSVSETGLDAKHLLRCCNLNYSWISSLPPGAGPQTQKHFSGEECCSSPIGHVRTMTRDIGTMTAHRELRDVGVQTGQTATPHVFPQICVAEENRGEASCSQTPSLTNTDSDGGKKSGGALKSPVKEVKWDAEGMTWEVYGASVDPEELGLAIQRHLELQIKETASRAAKLSRQNTNTSRQSGNTSCQRKRSRMIGSIRTCCTRTTTAVD; this is translated from the coding sequence ATGGCAGAGGCCAGGCAACCTGTGTCGGAGCTGTACCATCAAGGGGGAACTGTTTCCTTGGGATCAACCCTCTCTGGTCAGTCTGTCTTTGATGCCTCCACACTGGCAATAAAACCCTCCAGACTGGCTGAAGGACCAGGTTACACCTGTCCGGAGGAGGTCAGGGAGGTTGTCAGTGAGATCTGTACAGCAGCTCCTTCTACCAGAGAAACTAATTGCAGCAGTCTGAGAGTCAGTGGAGAGCCTGGCGAACACGGACAAAGTGCATCTAAACACTGTGTGCCCCCCAGGGTTTCAAGCCGCCCCCATAGTCTAGCTGAGACATATACAGTCTCACATCATCACACGACAGTTATGAATGCAACCGATGACGCCCCTCAGGCTGGCAGGACACTACAGAGTATAAAGCCAGCCTCTCTGCCTGTTCACAGGAGTCACTCAGACACTTTACCTCTGCTTAAACAAGCAGGCCCCCCCCAGGCTCCAGACAGTGAGACCGGTGGACTTGATTACCATGGAAGAGATAAGAGTATCCAAGAGGCTGAGAATCACTCCATGTTAGCCTGCAAGCAACccatgcagctgcagcagtgtaaCATTGTCACCACTGTTTGCCGAGGGGTCAGCGGTGGAGAGAGTGGTGTGCAGCCGCCTCAAAGCAGGTGTGTCTGTATGTCGTCCCCCAAGGCGGCAGTCAGAGTGGAGGGTGTTGAAGAAAAAGACCGTCTTCTTCCTAAATGTGACAAGGCACTCTGTTATGGCTCTTACATTCATCATGCCAGTGTTGAAGACACATTTGCTGCCTACTGCCATCCCCAGCCCATCCCAGCCCCCTCCCAGCTGCTGCCACGCCTGGCAGGCATAGAGCCAAGCGACATGCAGCGTGCGATGGTGCCTCCTTCAGTAACGGACCACCTGACCTTGCCTCGCCTCATCTCTTCTGTTAGTGAGACTGGCCTGGATGCCAAACATCTGCTGCGGTGCTGCAACCTCAACTACTCTTGGATCAGCTCTCTGCCTCCTGGTGCTGGGCCACAAACCCAAAAACACTTCAGTGGAGAGGAGTGCTGCAGCAGTCCCATTGGCCATGTTAGAACCATGACCCGGGACATTGGGACTATGACAGCCCACAGAGAGCTGAGGGATGTTGGGGTACAGACAGGACAGACTGCCACACCTCATGTGTTCCCCCAGATCTGTGTggcagaggagaacagaggtgAGGCCTCCTGCAGCCAGACTCCATCACTGACGAACACTGACAGTGATGGAGGCAAGAAATCAGGTGGTGCTCTTAAGTCCCCAGTGAAGGAGGTGAAGTGGGATGCGGAAGGAATGACATGGGAGGTGTATGGGGCGTCTGTGGATCCTGAGGAGCTGGGTCTGGCCATCCAGAGACACCTGGAGCTGCAGATCAAGGAGACAGCGAGCCGTGCAGCCAAGCTGTCACGCCAGAATACCAACACCTCCCGGCAGAGCGGGAACACCTCCTGTCAGAGAAAAAGGAGCAGAATGATAGGCTCCATCCGAACCTGCTGCACTCGCACCACTACAGCTGTGGACTGA